GCCCAACGCGAGGGCATCTTCAGCCGCCTGTCAAGCGGGATCTCCCCCCGCGGCTTGGCAGTGGGAGCACGCGCCGTCTTGACGATCGCCTGCATCAGCCCTGGCCGCGCAGGATCAACGCGTGACCCACCGCAGCCGGCTCTGCCCAGGGCTTGCGAGTGGACTTGAGGCGGTCGGTACATGTGGTGACACCTTCCGTGCGAACTTAACGGCGCTTGTGCACAGGGGAGATTTCTCCCCTTCAAACCGGGGAGTGGGCGGGGAGGGGGCGCCGCTAAGATGACCTCGGTTTCCTTCGCTTTTCCCCGCATCTCTTACCTCCACCTCTGGCGCTTGGGGCGCGGGTCGCCCGCGTGTATACGGCCCAGGGAGCAAGCACACAACCACCATGTCAAGTTCGTCGACTACGTTGTCCTCTTCGATCCACTGTCTGAACCACCGGGGAGCGCGCTTGGCATTGACCGCTGCCGCGCTGGGCGTGACCGTAATGCTGGCCGCCTGTGGCGGTGGCGGCAAGGAAGGGGCCACGCAGGTGGCCGCCAAGGTCAACAAGGAAGAAGTCTCCGTCCACCAGATCAACTACGTGCTGCAGCGCCAACCCGGCATCAAGCCCGAGATGGTGCCCGCCGCCAGCAAGCGCATCCTCGAAGGCCTGATCGACCAGGAACTCGCCATCCAGCAGGCCGCGGAGATGAAGATCGACCGGGATCCCAAGGTCGTGTCCGCCATCGAGGCTGCTCGCCGTGACATCGTTGCCCGTGCGTACGCGGATCGTGTCGCTGAAAGCGCCACCAAGCCGACGCCCGATGACGTCAAGGCCTACTACGCCAGCAAGCCGGCCCTGTTTGCCCAGCGTCGCATCTATTCCTTCAGCGAGTTCGCCATCGAGGTGCCTGCCGACCAGAGCCAAGCCCTGGCCGGCAAGCTGCAAAGCGTCAAGAGCGCAGACGAGCTGTCCAATGCACTGCGCGCGGCCAATATCAAGTTCGCCAGCCGCAACGTCACTCAGGCGCCCGAGAACCTGTCCCTGGCCATGGTGGACAAGATCGCAGCCATGGGTGAAGGCCAGTCCTTCAGCGTGGCCGTGCCCGCCGGACTGACCGTGGTCTTCCTCACCGGGGCCAAGCCGGCGCCGGTGACCGAAGAAACGGCCCGCCCTGCCATCGAGCAGTTCCTGCTCAACGACCGCAAGCGCAAGCTGGTGGCCGACGAGGTCAAGCGCCTGCGTGACGCCGCCAAGATCGAATACAAGGGCCAGTTCGCTGCGCCTGCCGCTGCGGCCAGTGGTGTCGAGGCCCCCGTGGTGGCGCCCACGGGTGCTGCCAGCCAGTGAGGGTGGGTCAGCCCTTCGCGGGGCTGGCCTCTTTCCGTATGCCCGTGGTCTCGGCCCGGGCTGTCTCAAGGTGATGAATCGCATGCACAACCTTTCCCGTGTACTCCCGTGGCGTCGCAACTGGTGGCTTCTCGTCATCGCGTCGGTGCTGACCTTCTTCTTTGCAGGCCATTCTTCTGCCGAGACGGCAGACGCGCGGCGGGACTACGTGTTGGGTGCCGGCGATGTGGTGCGTATCAACGTTTATCAGAATCAGGACCTGACCCTGGAAACTCGGGTCAGCGAATCGGGCACCATCAGTTATCCCTTGCTGGGTACCGTTCAGCTCGGTGGCCTGTCCATTCCCGAAGCTGAAAAGGTGGTTGCCAACGGATTGCTGAAGGGAAACTTCCTGCGCCAGCCCCAGGTGAGCATCCTCCTGCTTCAGATCCGTGGTAGCCAGGTGAGTGTGTTGGGTGCGGTGAACCGGCCGGGCCGATTCCCCTTGGAAGTCGGTAGCGTGCGGGTCAGCGAAATGCTTGCCGTTGCAGGCGGCATCACCACCGGTGGCAGCGACGTCGTCATCCTCAACGGGGTGCGCAACGGCAAGCTGATCCGGCAGCAAATCAACATTGCCACGCTGTTCACGGACGGTTCAGGTGCGGATCCACTGGTCCAGAACGGCGACACGTTGTATGTGGACCGGATGCCGGTCGTCTATATCTATGGTGAGGTGCAACGGCCGGGGGTGATGAGATTGGAGCGGGGAATGACCGTGATCCAGGCCCTGGCCATTGGTGGTGGCACCACTCAACGCGGAACGATCAAGGGCCTCAAGGTCCACCGCCGGACCGGCGCGGGGAGTGCGGTCCTTGAACTGGAGCCAGCGATGACGGAAGAGCTCAAGGATGGCGACGTGATCTACGTGCGCGAGAGCCTGTTCTGAACAAGGGGTCGAGTGATGAATCTCTCGCAGTTCATGTCCATTCTCCGGGCTCGGTGGCTTTCCGCGCTGATCGTGCTCGTCGTGACGGTCGGCACGACCATCGGCATCAGTCTGATGCTGCCCAAGAACTACAGTGCAGAAGCGACGGTTGTGGTAGATGTGCGGTCACCCGACCCGATCGCCGGCATCGTGATGGGGGCCATGGCTGCGCCGTCCTACATGGCCACGCAGGTCGACATCATCCAGAGCGATCTGGTGGCTCAGCGCGTGGTTCGGGAACTGCGGCTCAATGAGAACCCGGAAGCGCGGGCGAAATGGATCGAAGATACCGAAGGCCGGGGTGACTACATCGCCTGGCTCGCGGATGCCGTTCAGAAACGGCTGGAGGTCAGGCCCTCTCGCGAGGGAAACGTCATCACGGTGGTCTACACCAATCCTGATCCGCGGGCTGCCGCGAGTATTGCGAACGCCTTCGTGCAGGCATACCTGGCTGTCAGCGTCGGCCTGAAGTCCTCGCCGGCCAAGCAATACACCGAGTTCTTCGATGCCCGCGCAAAAGACCTGCGGGAGGCGCTGGAAAAGGCCCAGGCCAAGCTCTCCGTCTTTCAGAAGGACCATGGTCTGCTGGCCACGGACGAGCGGGTGGACGTCGAGACCCAGCGACTGAATGAACTCAATTCACAGCTGGTGGCGCTTCAGGCCATCTCGGCTGAATCCAACAGCAGAAACAGCCAAGCCAAGATTGCCGGGGACCAACTGCAGGATGTGCTGAACAACCCGCTCGTTTCCAGCTTGAAGGCTGACGTCTCTCGGCTGGAGGCCAAGATGAAGGAGCTCAGCGCGCGCCTGGGTGAGGCCCACCCGCAAGTGCTGGAACTGCGGGCCAACATCCAGGAGCTCAATTCACGGGTCGAGGCCGAAACCCGCCGTGTCACGGGGGGTGTTGGCGTGACCAGCAACATCAACCGCCTGCGGGAGGCCGAGGTCAAGGCCTCCCTGGAAGCGCAGCGCGCCAAGGTCATGAAGATGCGCGAGCAACGTGACACGGCGAATGTGCTCTTGCGGGAAGTCGAGACGGCGCAGCGTACCTACGACTCCGTCGTGCAGCGCCAGAACCAGACCAACCTCGAAAGCCAGAGCACCCTGACCAACATCTCGGTGCTGTCGCCTGCAACGGTGCCGGCCTTTGCGTCGTCGCCGAGGGTCACGCTGAACACCTTGGTGAGCATCTTTGCCGGCAGCGTGCTGGCCCTGGCGTTCGTCTTCCTTCGTGAATTGCTGGATCGGCGTGTGCGCACCGCGGTGGACGTGACCGCCTTGCTGGACCTGCCGGTCCTGGGCACCCTGCCCAAGCCATCGACCAGCCTGATTGGCGGGCGCTCTGCGCTCGTCCTGCCGGGTCAGGTGTTGGGGCGCCTGCCTCGCCCGCAGTCGTGATCAGCGATGGATATCGCTTTGTGCAAGTATCTTTCCAGGAGCGCTGAATGAGCTTGGGCGCACGCCAGCAGATCGGGTCGAAATCGTCTGGGCCGACATTGGTTCACAGCAGCGACGATGTCCACTCCACCTTTTCCGATGACCGAAGCATCGGGGACATCATCCGGACGACCAAGAATCTGACGGATGAGCAGATCGAGGCCATCGTTGCCCACCAGAAGGAACACGGTGTGCGCTTTGGTGAGGCCGCCGTGGCGCTGGGGCTGGCCAGCGACTCGGACGTGATCTTCGCGCTGAGCCAGCAGTTTCACTATCCCTATGCGCCGGAGCATGTCCGCGAGTTCCGCCAGGAACTGGTGGTTGCGTCTCAGCCCTTCGGTCGCCAAGCGGAGGCGTTCCGCGCCATTCGCAGCCAGTTGATGATTCGCGCCTTCAGCCCGGCCGAACCCAAACGAGCCTTGGCCGTGGTCAGCGCAGACCACGGCGATGGCAAGACGTTTTTCGTCGCCAATCTCGGGATCGCGCTGGCCCAAATGGGCGGGCGGACCCTGGTTGTGGATGCCGATTTTCGCCGGCCGCGGCTTCACCAGGTGTTCGATGTCCCGAACACCAGTGGGCTGAGCGGCATCCTGAGCGGTCGCCAGGAAGACAACGTCATCTACCAGGCCCCCGATATCGCCGGTCTCTATGTGATGCCGGTGGGTGTCACGCCGCCGAATCCGCTGGAACTGCTGGAGCGGCCAGCCTTCCGCCTGCTGATCGGCGAACTCATGCGCAAGTTCGATCACGTGGTGGTGGACACCCCTGCCGCTGTGGCCGGCAGCGATGCCATCGTGATCGCAGCCAAATGCGGTTCAGCGTTGATCGTCGCCAGCAAGGACAAAACGAAGACGAAAAATCTGCAGGAGGTCGTGGCCGCCGTGGGGACGTCAACTGCGCGGATCGCGGGTGTCATCCTGAACGAGAAGTCTTCTTGATGGCGAGTCGGTGTTTCCTCTTTAAACCAATCCCTGCTTGGTTGGTTTGATATCGAAACAAGAAGAGCCGGTTTTCCGGCTCTTCTTGTTTGGAAATTGATTTGTTCGAGTCTGTTTGGTAGTGATAAATGAAAAAAAATGATTCTCTGACAGGATGGCGGGGATTTGCGATTCTCTCAGTTCTTGTTGGGCATTTTCTGCCGGGACTCGGTCTGGAATCTGAGGGGGGCGGTTCCGTCAATGCTGGTCGTCTCGGGGTGGAACTGTTCTTCGCATTGTCTGGTTATTTAATTGGTGGGATACTATTTAAGGAAAACTTGCCACTTGATCGGTTTGCGGTTAGGCGTCTATCAAGAATTCTCCCGTCACTCTTGCTATTCCTGTTGACGGTCGGGGTTTACTACGCCTACAAAGGCTGGCTGTCGTTCGAACACCTGTTGTTTGTGGGTGTGGCTGCAAACTGGTACCCAACAGCGCTTGATATGGGTTTGCCGAGGCCTGTCGGCCACTTGTGGTCTGTTTACTTGGAGTTGCAGGGTTATCTGGTGTTGGCGGGGTTGGCTGCAATTGTGCGCTTTTGGCGGGGACAGGCATTAGTCGTTCTGTCCATGGCAATTGCTGTTTCTGTTGCCTGGGTCTTGCTGAACGTAAAATTCGAAGCTGATCCATTTTCTCTTAATTATCAAAAAATATTCTTTAGACCTGATGGTCGGTTGGTGGCGATGCTGTCTGGAGCTCTTTTCGGTGTCTTGTCGCTAGATAAGTTTCATATCCTGACTCGTGCTCCTGTCTTTCCAGTGGTCTTCTGTGTAAGCATCGGTCTTCAGTTTGGTCTGTTCCCGGATGCGATTAAATATACGCTTGGATCCCTGTTTATGGGGTTGAGTGTGGCGTTGCTTGCAATATCCTGTAATAATTTATTGTTGCGTTGGTTTTCGTTGCCTATTTTTGTGTTCTTGGGTGAAACGTCTTATTCAATATATATATGGCAGCAGTTGGTTTATGTGAACAAGGGTTTTTTGGGTACATTGGCTTCAGCCGCTGCTGCGGTTGCCATTGGTGGAGTGATGCATTATCTTTATGACGCGAGGGCGGCAAAATTTATTGGATCCCGGTTGGGTCGCTGTGTCCGCCCTTGCGCAGCTTCTGCTGCATGAGTTTTGATGGTTGGCATGAAATCATTTGACCTCTCTCTGAATTTCAATGGGTATGCGGCGAGACGATTTTTTGGCTCATTGGATGGATTGCGCGCAATCAGCATCATTGCGGTAATTTGGCATCACACCGCTCCCACGGGGACCCCGTCGTTGTTGGCGCACTTGGGCGGTCACGGTGTGACGTTGTTTTTTTCCATCAGTGGATTTCTCATCACCACCCTGCTGCTGCGGGAGTGGCGCAAAGGCGGGGCCATTGACCTGAAGGCCTTTTACCTGCGACGCACACTCAGGATCTTTCCGCTTTATTACACGGTGATCCTGATCTACGTGGTGCTGGTGTATGCGCTGGAGCGGCACTCGGCGGCGGGGCAGGCCTTCTTCGTCAACCTGCCCTACTTCCTGAGTTATACGTCCAACTTGTTCGTTGCCCTGGATGGGCGGACGATCTTCTACTTCGCCTGGTCGCTGGCGGCCGAAGAACAGTTCTATCTGATCTGGCCGGCCGTGCTGCTCCTGTGCCGCGCGCCGGCTCGGGCCGCCTGGGTACTCGTGGCTGTGGCCATTCTGGCGACGGTCGGGCAGGTCATGGGCGCGTATTTTGCACACAAGGTGCCGGTCGCCATCGTCATCGGGTCGCTGTTGGCCATCTTGCTGGATCGTGAGGGCACGTTCCGCCTGGTGGCCGCTGTGCTGGGCGGGCGCTGGGCTGCGCCGGCCGCCCTCGTGTTGGTGGTGGCCTGCGCCTCATCGTCCAGCCTGCCGCCTGCGTGTTTGCACACGGCATTGGCGATGTTCGTCGGTGCCTGTGTCGTCAGGGAAGATCACCTGCTGTCCACGCTGCTGACGAATCGCTGGGCGCGGTACATCGGGGAAATCAGCTACGGCATGTATTTGCTGCACATGCTGTGCAAGAACCTGGCAGCCAAATCCCTGGGCGCCGTGGGCGTGGATCCCGACAGCGCGGCGTTGTTCGCTGCCACGGTGGTGTTGACCACGGTGCTGGCCAGGCTGAGCTTCAAGCACTACGAGTCGTATTTCCTGAAGCTGAAGGAACGCTACACCGTGGACCGCTGAACGGCTGATCCGCCGAGTTTCCCGCCCAGGCCTCGGATCGCTTGTGCGCTGTCGAGCGGCGCCAGTTGACTGGGCGGAGCGGCGGCTGGTTGCAGGTTGCCGGGCAGCTTGCAGGCCCGATTGCCGCGGGCGACCAACGTGGCCGGCGTGCAGTCCTACGCCGAACGCTGGCGTTTGATCAGCCGGCCCAGGTAGGCCAGGTCCGCTCGGGTGGGCCAGGGCGTTGGCAGCGGCTCGCCAAGAACCGTCGGGTACATGGCCCATGAGATGGCCAGTCGCAGGGCCGCGCCAGCGAGCATCAGGTACGACAAGGTCACGAACAGGTTTTCTCCCTGCACGAACGGGATTGCGCAAAGGACCGGCACCGCCGCGATGGCCTGGCGGAAGAACACGAGGCCCGGTCGGCCGGCGCCGACGAAGCGCTGAGCCAAGGTCCAGCTGGCCCCCCCGACGACGCACTCGAACAGCAGGACGCAGAAGGGCGTGACCACGGGTCGAAACGCCGTACCGAACAGCAGTGGAATGACCCACGGGCTCAGGAGTGCACCCAGCGCTGCCACCAGGAGCATGGGCACGAAGGTCAGCCGGAACACGAAGTTGACCTTCTCCGACAGGACCTGGGTGCTGCCGCCGGCGTAGCGGGAGAATAGTGCCGTCGACAACGCGTCCTGTATCGAACCGATCATCCGTGAAACGCTGAAGGCCAGGGCGTAGAAGCCGAAGTTGGCGAGTGAACTCGCCCCGAGCGCGATCAGTTTGTCGAAGTTGAGCACGAGCAACCCGACCAGCACGGTGCCGTGCTGCAGCAGGCCGTAGCGCACGAACTCGACCACACCCAGGGCCGCGCCGGAGGCTTCGGCGGACCAGATCCTCGCGCGTGCCATCCACACGATCGAGGCCACGTTCACGCCAGCATAGGCCAGGACTTGCACGCCCAGCAGCCAGGGCAGCTCGACATGCAGGCCCAGTGCCAGCACGGGCAGCAGTGCGAGGGCATAGCCGAGGTTGGGCAGCAGCCGGGCCGCGTTGTGGAAGACGAGGTCGCTCCTGAGCGGCGACACCGCGATGACGAATGTGTTCAGCGCCATCAGGGCCGACAGCAGGAGCGTCAGCCACGACAGGTTCTCCACGCCCCGCCCTGAACTCAGGTGCGTGCCAAGCAGCGCCAGGGCGGCGGCGGCCAACGTGACCAGGCTCGCGGCCGCGGGGAGCAGCACGGCCATCGGTCCTGCCCTGCGCGATTTCACGAAGTAGACGAAGGCGGAGCCGAGCCCGAGCTGCGCGGATCTGGCCGCCAGCGTGGCGATCAAGATCACGGCAGCGAGCAGGCCTCGGCCCTCCGGCCCGAGCAGCCTGGCCGTCAGCACGGAGGTGAAGAGTCCACACACGGTCACCCCGACCGTGCTGAGCACGGTGAGGCTGGATGAGCGCAGGAAGGAGGCCAAATCAAGTGCCCAGTGGATGGCACGCCGGTCTGTGCCGACTATCTGCAGCGCTCAGGTCGGGCCGAGCAGCATGCGGCGGAGCTTCTCGAAGCGCCTGCGCCAACGCGAATGACCGACGAGGTTGAAGAACACCACATGGGCTTTGAAGGCCTGCCGACTGACCACGAGGGGGAGGTTCGTCTCGACCAAGACCGCCTTGTCGGCTGCTTCGGCGGTGTAGACGCCTGAAGTGCCGCAGTGGATGCCGGACCCGTCGAACCCGATGTTTCGCACCAGGGAGCGGGGTGGAAACAGGCTCAGCCCCCCCCTGAGGAACACCTGCGCGTACCAGAAGATGAACCAGGTCTTGATGCGACCCTGCTGGTTGCCCACCAGCTGGTCCCAATAGCGATGAGCGCCGTTGTAGTTGAACCGCCAGCGCTGTAGCCGGGAGAACCGGTCCATCACGGCGATGTCGCGGGCAAAGTATCGCCATGCCCGATCCCAGGTTGCCCAGCCCCAGCACAAAGGGATGGTCTGGAAATAACAGGTGTCGTTGCCCGGCCAGGAAACCGGGTAGGTCGCACCCGATACGTGCATCACCCGGTCCGTGTGCTGGTAGGCTTCCAGCGCATCGTTCATGAACTGCAGGAAATGGGGCGAAGTGACCAGGTCGTCCTCCAGCACGATCACGCGGCCGTGACGGGCAACGACCTCGGATACCCCTTTGATGATGGATTCGGCCAGACCCCGGTTCTCCGACGAGCAGAGCAATTGCACCGACCGGAATCCTTCCACCGTGCGACAGACGTCCCGAACCTCTTCCACCAATGC
The Sphaerotilus microaerophilus DNA segment above includes these coding regions:
- the epsE gene encoding polysaccharide export protein EpsE; translated protein: MHNLSRVLPWRRNWWLLVIASVLTFFFAGHSSAETADARRDYVLGAGDVVRINVYQNQDLTLETRVSESGTISYPLLGTVQLGGLSIPEAEKVVANGLLKGNFLRQPQVSILLLQIRGSQVSVLGAVNRPGRFPLEVGSVRVSEMLAVAGGITTGGSDVVILNGVRNGKLIRQQINIATLFTDGSGADPLVQNGDTLYVDRMPVVYIYGEVQRPGVMRLERGMTVIQALAIGGGTTQRGTIKGLKVHRRTGAGSAVLELEPAMTEELKDGDVIYVRESLF
- a CDS encoding acyltransferase family protein encodes the protein MKSFDLSLNFNGYAARRFFGSLDGLRAISIIAVIWHHTAPTGTPSLLAHLGGHGVTLFFSISGFLITTLLLREWRKGGAIDLKAFYLRRTLRIFPLYYTVILIYVVLVYALERHSAAGQAFFVNLPYFLSYTSNLFVALDGRTIFYFAWSLAAEEQFYLIWPAVLLLCRAPARAAWVLVAVAILATVGQVMGAYFAHKVPVAIVIGSLLAILLDREGTFRLVAAVLGGRWAAPAALVLVVACASSSSLPPACLHTALAMFVGACVVREDHLLSTLLTNRWARYIGEISYGMYLLHMLCKNLAAKSLGAVGVDPDSAALFAATVVLTTVLARLSFKHYESYFLKLKERYTVDR
- a CDS encoding glycosyltransferase, whose translation is MTAPIVLFVYNRPQHTAATLEALKANHQAENSDLYIYSDGPKKPADAALVEEVRDVCRTVEGFRSVQLLCSSENRGLAESIIKGVSEVVARHGRVIVLEDDLVTSPHFLQFMNDALEAYQHTDRVMHVSGATYPVSWPGNDTCYFQTIPLCWGWATWDRAWRYFARDIAVMDRFSRLQRWRFNYNGAHRYWDQLVGNQQGRIKTWFIFWYAQVFLRGGLSLFPPRSLVRNIGFDGSGIHCGTSGVYTAEAADKAVLVETNLPLVVSRQAFKAHVVFFNLVGHSRWRRRFEKLRRMLLGPT
- the epsF gene encoding chain length determinant protein EpsF, translating into MNLSQFMSILRARWLSALIVLVVTVGTTIGISLMLPKNYSAEATVVVDVRSPDPIAGIVMGAMAAPSYMATQVDIIQSDLVAQRVVRELRLNENPEARAKWIEDTEGRGDYIAWLADAVQKRLEVRPSREGNVITVVYTNPDPRAAASIANAFVQAYLAVSVGLKSSPAKQYTEFFDARAKDLREALEKAQAKLSVFQKDHGLLATDERVDVETQRLNELNSQLVALQAISAESNSRNSQAKIAGDQLQDVLNNPLVSSLKADVSRLEAKMKELSARLGEAHPQVLELRANIQELNSRVEAETRRVTGGVGVTSNINRLREAEVKASLEAQRAKVMKMREQRDTANVLLREVETAQRTYDSVVQRQNQTNLESQSTLTNISVLSPATVPAFASSPRVTLNTLVSIFAGSVLALAFVFLRELLDRRVRTAVDVTALLDLPVLGTLPKPSTSLIGGRSALVLPGQVLGRLPRPQS
- a CDS encoding EpsD family peptidyl-prolyl cis-trans isomerase, translating into MALTAAALGVTVMLAACGGGGKEGATQVAAKVNKEEVSVHQINYVLQRQPGIKPEMVPAASKRILEGLIDQELAIQQAAEMKIDRDPKVVSAIEAARRDIVARAYADRVAESATKPTPDDVKAYYASKPALFAQRRIYSFSEFAIEVPADQSQALAGKLQSVKSADELSNALRAANIKFASRNVTQAPENLSLAMVDKIAAMGEGQSFSVAVPAGLTVVFLTGAKPAPVTEETARPAIEQFLLNDRKRKLVADEVKRLRDAAKIEYKGQFAAPAAAASGVEAPVVAPTGAASQ
- a CDS encoding lipopolysaccharide biosynthesis protein, which translates into the protein MLSTVGVTVCGLFTSVLTARLLGPEGRGLLAAVILIATLAARSAQLGLGSAFVYFVKSRRAGPMAVLLPAAASLVTLAAAALALLGTHLSSGRGVENLSWLTLLLSALMALNTFVIAVSPLRSDLVFHNAARLLPNLGYALALLPVLALGLHVELPWLLGVQVLAYAGVNVASIVWMARARIWSAEASGAALGVVEFVRYGLLQHGTVLVGLLVLNFDKLIALGASSLANFGFYALAFSVSRMIGSIQDALSTALFSRYAGGSTQVLSEKVNFVFRLTFVPMLLVAALGALLSPWVIPLLFGTAFRPVVTPFCVLLFECVVGGASWTLAQRFVGAGRPGLVFFRQAIAAVPVLCAIPFVQGENLFVTLSYLMLAGAALRLAISWAMYPTVLGEPLPTPWPTRADLAYLGRLIKRQRSA
- a CDS encoding acyltransferase family protein, whose product is MKKNDSLTGWRGFAILSVLVGHFLPGLGLESEGGGSVNAGRLGVELFFALSGYLIGGILFKENLPLDRFAVRRLSRILPSLLLFLLTVGVYYAYKGWLSFEHLLFVGVAANWYPTALDMGLPRPVGHLWSVYLELQGYLVLAGLAAIVRFWRGQALVVLSMAIAVSVAWVLLNVKFEADPFSLNYQKIFFRPDGRLVAMLSGALFGVLSLDKFHILTRAPVFPVVFCVSIGLQFGLFPDAIKYTLGSLFMGLSVALLAISCNNLLLRWFSLPIFVFLGETSYSIYIWQQLVYVNKGFLGTLASAAAAVAIGGVMHYLYDARAAKFIGSRLGRCVRPCAASAA
- a CDS encoding polysaccharide biosynthesis tyrosine autokinase, coding for MSLGARQQIGSKSSGPTLVHSSDDVHSTFSDDRSIGDIIRTTKNLTDEQIEAIVAHQKEHGVRFGEAAVALGLASDSDVIFALSQQFHYPYAPEHVREFRQELVVASQPFGRQAEAFRAIRSQLMIRAFSPAEPKRALAVVSADHGDGKTFFVANLGIALAQMGGRTLVVDADFRRPRLHQVFDVPNTSGLSGILSGRQEDNVIYQAPDIAGLYVMPVGVTPPNPLELLERPAFRLLIGELMRKFDHVVVDTPAAVAGSDAIVIAAKCGSALIVASKDKTKTKNLQEVVAAVGTSTARIAGVILNEKSS